Part of the Candidatus Aenigmatarchaeota archaeon genome, ATATTATTTATTGAAAGAAAACAATTTTAATATATGGAGAAAAAATTGAATTATTTCTCTTTTATAATTCTTCTGCTTGTTCTATACCTGTCTTTTATTATAATAAAACCTTTCTTTGGATCGATACTTTCAGCTTTGGTTATCAGTTATCTTATTTATCCAATTTATTTGAATATAAACAAATTCCTGAAAAATAAAGATTTAGCAATTTATTTCACAATAATCCTGACGATTTCAGTTATTTTAATCCCACTGTTTTTGATTTCGTACAATTTGTTGGATGAATTAAAATACCTAATTACTTTGTTGAGGGATTTTGATGAAAATTCAATTTCTTTCATAAAACCTGAATTAAAAACTTACTTTGATTCCTATATTTTACCTTTGACCGAAAATCTGAGTTTAAGTATATTGAAGATACTTGGTGGGTTTTTGACAGGATTGCCAAACAAAATCTTATCATTTATAGTTTTTATGGTTTGCCTATTTTTATTTTTGAGAGAGGGAGAAGAAATTATAAAGAAATTTAAGATAACAATTCCATTGGAAAGCAAGCAGAAAGAAGTTATATTCCAGGAATTTCAGAATGTAGTCAAGGGGATCGCTTACAGTACATTTCTATCTTCTTTTCTGAACGGTGTTATAACTTTTATTGTTTTCACTATTTTTGGAATTCCAAATTCGATACTTTGGTGTTTTTTCAGTTTTATTCTTTCATTTATACCAATTATAAGTAATTCCCCTGTCTGGATAGGGGGTGGTATCTATTTGCTTTTGGTCTCTAATGTTCCTAGAGTAATTTTATTTGCTCTTATTGGAATATTGTCAAATCAAGTAATAAATATAATAACAATCAAACTAGTTGGTAAAAATTCAAGATTAAATTCTCTATTGGTGCTTATTGGTTTTGTGGGTGGAATAAAAGGTTTCGGGTTAATTGGAATTGTATTGGGTCCACTAATTCTCTCAATTCTATTAACATTAATAAAGGTCTACACCAAGGGTTTCAAGGAAAGTTTAAGCTTTTCAGGATAATTAAATTTATTTTAGAATAACAAATTGATATCATGGATAAAATAAGAAAATCATTTAACCCCGGTGAAATAAGGGATCTAGTTATAGTCATACTTTTTTCAACTTTACTACTTTCCATACCAGATTTAAAATCCAATTTAATTTTATATCTATTCTTGGTATCAGTAGGACTTTTCCTTAGACAAATTATTCATAAGATAGTTGCTGACAAACTCCAATGCACAACCACTTTCAAATTATGGCCGATTGGTTTTTTTATTGGATTGATATCTATCTTTTTGAGAGTGTACGGATTAGTGTTCTTGGCACTGGGATATATTGAAATTGTACCGTATAAATTTGGGAGGTGGGGGATTAAACTGATTAGGATGACCCCAAGGGATTATGCTTATATATCTCTCGCAGGCTTGGGGGTTAATTTATTATTCTTACTTTTTTTTGGGATACTTTATACCATAAACCCGCTTCCAATTTTCCAGACAATTGCATTAATAAATGGGTTATTGTCCTTTTTTAGTCTCTTGCCAATTCCACCTTTGGAAGGAAGTCATATATTTACATGGTCACTCTGGACATGGGCAACCATCTTCTTTCTAAACATCATAATTCTGATTATTATAATGCTTTAAATTTAAAACACAAGTAAATAGTATGCCAATTTTAAACAGTTTCCTAACTTTCGAGTCTGAATGGTTGGTTTTTATTTACAGGTGGGGTTATATCGGGATTTTTTTGGTAAACCTCTTGGAAGCTGTGACATTAACATTCTTTCCCCTTCCCACGATGGTCTTTGTCTTCAGCTTTGGTAAGATATTAAATCCATTCTTGGTAGGGCTCTCAGCTGGTCTTGGTGGGACCCTCGGTTCAATAATTGGGTATATTTTGGGTAGAGGTTTTAAGGATATTTTTGAAAAAAAACATGAAAAAAAGATGAATAAAATCAAAAAATACATAGAGAAGAAAAACATGTTTTTGGCAATAATATTTCTTGGTTTTACCCCAATTTCATACAATCTTCTGCCGATTTTCTGTGGAACAATTGAATATGATATCAAAAAATATCTTTTGGCAATATTCATATCTAGACTTTTATTGAACTTATTCTTAGCATATGCAGGATATTATTCAATCACATGGATATCTGGTATTATAGATTCGTCCATCATTTGAATTGGATGTCCAAACAATATTTATAAGTTCTTGGGGAATATGGAAGAACCTTTTTTACAGTATACTGAAAATTTGTTTTTATTTTTTCAATTATTTTTTCTACCTCCTCATCAACTTTACTCTCACTTGCTATGAAATAAAGGTGAATAAAACCTTTATTCTTGAGACATCTTTCTGCTTCATTTATATAATTTTTAGCTTCATGAGGCAATGGCATCACAACTCTATCACACAAACCAAAAAATTTGTGGCTAACTTCCTTAACATCACCAAGAAATAAATCAATCTTATTTTCAACTTTATTCAATTTTATGTTTTCCTTCATATATTCAAAAGCAATGGGGTTTATTTCAATTGAGAATATTTTATTGATCTTTTTTTGTTTTTTTGCTATTATTATTGGATATGGGCCAACCCCAGCAAACATTACAAGAACTGTTTCATTTGGTTTAACCATACTTGCGATTCTAAGTCTCTCCGTTCCCTCTCTGACGGAAAAATAAACTTTTGTTGGATCCAACTTGAAGATACAACCAGATTCCTTGTGTTTGATTTCTGTGTTTTTTTCACCTAAAATAATTTTATAATCCCTTGTTCTTTCGATGCCCGATCTTTCCGTTAACTTCATGAGAACTGTTTTAACATTTTTGTGTTTCTCAATTATTTTTTTTGCAAACTCCTCAGGATTCTCCATCTTCTCAATAATTGCAATTGCTTTTTCTCTTGATCCAATTATATCATAAGATTTCAGTA contains:
- a CDS encoding class I SAM-dependent methyltransferase family protein, which encodes MSQILKSYDIIGSREKAIAIIEKMENPEEFAKKIIEKHKNVKTVLMKLTERSGIERTRDYKIILGEKNTEIKHKESGCIFKLDPTKVYFSVREGTERLRIASMVKPNETVLVMFAGVGPYPIIIAKKQKKINKIFSIEINPIAFEYMKENIKLNKVENKIDLFLGDVKEVSHKFFGLCDRVVMPLPHEAKNYINEAERCLKNKGFIHLYFIASESKVDEEVEKIIEKIKTNFQYTVKKVLPYSPRTYKYCLDIQFK
- a CDS encoding VTT domain-containing protein; the encoded protein is MPILNSFLTFESEWLVFIYRWGYIGIFLVNLLEAVTLTFFPLPTMVFVFSFGKILNPFLVGLSAGLGGTLGSIIGYILGRGFKDIFEKKHEKKMNKIKKYIEKKNMFLAIIFLGFTPISYNLLPIFCGTIEYDIKKYLLAIFISRLLLNLFLAYAGYYSITWISGIIDSSII
- a CDS encoding AI-2E family transporter, whose protein sequence is MEKKLNYFSFIILLLVLYLSFIIIKPFFGSILSALVISYLIYPIYLNINKFLKNKDLAIYFTIILTISVILIPLFLISYNLLDELKYLITLLRDFDENSISFIKPELKTYFDSYILPLTENLSLSILKILGGFLTGLPNKILSFIVFMVCLFLFLREGEEIIKKFKITIPLESKQKEVIFQEFQNVVKGIAYSTFLSSFLNGVITFIVFTIFGIPNSILWCFFSFILSFIPIISNSPVWIGGGIYLLLVSNVPRVILFALIGILSNQVINIITIKLVGKNSRLNSLLVLIGFVGGIKGFGLIGIVLGPLILSILLTLIKVYTKGFKESLSFSG